In Arachis hypogaea cultivar Tifrunner chromosome 7, arahy.Tifrunner.gnm2.J5K5, whole genome shotgun sequence, the genomic window tttgagtatcaatggttaggagggccaacaaggaataaaatcctagcctaagtggatcaaccaagctgtccctaaaatgcttgtggtgtgaatatgtcaagtgaaaagcttgaaactaagcagttaaagttgtggtccaaaataaaaagagtatgcttaagaactctggacacctctatctggggattctagcaaagatgaatcacaatccgaaagggttctcccagttaaagtgtctgtggcatttatgtatccggtggtaatactggaaaacaaagtgcttagggtcacggccaagactctaaaagctatgttcaagaataaaaaagaacaaactaggagaattaataatatcatctggattctaagttcctaaagagaccaacatttctgagtttcaatggataatgagatgccaaaactattcagaagcaaaaggcTACTAAGTCctactcatctaattgaaactgagcttcactggaaactttgaaatttattgtatcttacttttctttttatcctactgtatTTTTAGATGCTTCgcgacaagcaacagtttaagtttggtattgtgattagtggatattttatacgctttttggcatcatttttatataggttttagcatgttttgtttaatttttattaagttttcataggttttagtgttaaattcatatttttggattctactttaagtttgtgtgcttttatgcaatttcagatattttttggctaaaattgaggagatggagcaaaagtctgattcagagatatagaaagcactacagatgctgtccggatctgacctccttgcattcgaaagagcttttctgtacctacagaagtccaaatggaaaTTTTTCAACGGCTATAAAAAGCtgacttccagggctttccagcaatgtataatagctTATACTttacttcagaattgaaggcccaaaactggtgtccaaTGCCAGCCTCCTGCACCAGTccaagcgtccagcgcccaaaggagaagactagcgtccaacgccaaagaggaccccctagccagcgttcaatgccctagagatctcatagcatgtggatctcatcaaagctcagcccaaacactcaccaaatgggccccagaaatggattttagcactaaaaagactgttttacccttgtTATATAATCCTTTGTcgttaatttagtatttaagggatattttacataatcttTAGATACATTTAAGCCGTATTTTCATGTATCATTgtgttttctatcagtatgagtttctaaacctcctaggttgaggggaggagccttgttgagttttatggattaataaaagtattactatttctcttcaatccgtgtttgattcaattctaatatgtatcttcgttcttcaacttgataaatGGGATGACCGGTGACaatcatcttcgttcttcatactaagatcacgtgcctgacaaccacccgtgttcttcttgaattcgtgtgaatacgtgactgaaaAGCAttgaaccgccagcttgattatacatctcttagacggataatccacgacttcattggggacttctcgagacatcagttcagccaaggtatggggagattagggtctctgtggtagaggctagaacccaaaggcggaGCATTCTCTGATCCGTAAGATTCgacttgtttgtggcgttttgagtaggattattaaggagaatggactgcaggagcttcaccctcaatcagaatagatccgcactaaccctggggttcagatatgGAGGAGATTGGCGACTGCGATCGTACAGCgttaatcacatacagcctaccatagaagaaatcattcacaattgaagaagatagTAAGACCAAAGTTaattcagaaggacaaagcatctccaagccttaaccatcttcttatcattggtTACATTTGaattcacaaagtattttatacacttttatgCATTCAAATCCAATAACTCTTCTATCCGTCTGattaagatctgcaagataatcATAGcatgcttcaaaccacaattctcgtgggatcgaccctgactcgctcaggtattacttggatgacccaattgGTGCACGAATAGCCAcgcttcgtacaactgaaccagcaagtgcactgggtcgtccaagtaatacctgagtgagtcagggtcgatcccacgaggattgtggtttgaagcaagctatggttatcttgcaggttttagtcaggcagatagaagagttgttggattgaggtttaattgcattaaaaggaataaAGAAAAGTGTATAATCAGAACTCGGAAGTCGTGTACACTATGATAAGAAGGTGGTTAAGGCTTAGGGATGCTTTGTCCTTgtggattaactctggtattactgtcttcttcaattgtgaatgatttcttctatggcaggctgtatgtgattgacgctggtttgagcaACCGCCAATACTCTTCCAGATATGAACCCTAttgttagtgcggatccattctaattgaaggtgaagctcctgcagttcattctcctttatgatcctactcaaaacgccacagacaaggtcggatcttccggatcagagaatgctgcaccttTGATTCTAGCATCTACCAcagagaccttaatctccccggaaattggctgaactggtgtctcgagaatttctcaacgaagtcatggattagccgtctaagagatgtataatcaagatggtgcttcatcattgtccgatgaaagacgcactctgaacccatgtagaatgtgataaccttatgccagttcaacgcattcatattgatgaagaacgaagatacatcttagaatagagaattgAACACATAttaaagagaaacagtaatacttttattaatccataaaactcagcagggctcctcccctcaacctaggaggtttagaaactcatactgatagaaattACAATGCTAAACAAAAATATGGCGTAAAAGTGGCCGAAGATCCTTAACaaagagtgatcttctactttaaatactaaactaataactagtaaggataaaatagttttcttagtgctaaaatctacttctggggcccacttggtgggtgtttggactgagctttgatgagatccacgtgctatgaagcctctagggcgttgaacgctggctagggggtcctctttgggcatttagacgctggtctcttctcttTGGACGTTGGACGCTTGGAAGGggacaggaggctggcgttggacgccagttttgggccttctaatctaaagtaaagtatgaaatattatacattgatggaaagctatggaaatcagctttccatagccgttgagaacgctccatttggacttctttaactccaaaaaagctctttcgagtacaaggaggtcagatccagacagcatttGAAGtactttctttgtctctgaatcagacttttactccaactcctcaatttcaaccagaaaatacatgaaattgcataaaaacacataaaatcaaagtagaatatgaatttaacaccaaaatctatgaaaatataataaaaactaaacaaaacatgctaaaaactatgtgaaaatgatgtcaaaaaacgtataaaatatctgctcttCACTAGTGCACTTTTTAGTATAGTTGTACGAAATGTAAAAATTTATACACCAACTTCTTCCTGAAATCTCTCACCCATTcaagaaaacagaaaaagaaagttggacaataaattaaaaaataaagaaaccaAATTTATAACATTGGCTATAATCAAGTAACTGCTATTTTTGGTAAGAGTAGTTATTTGCATGAATATTAGAATTGAACAATATAGTCAAGAGATGATTATTTTAAAAATGTATATCACTCACTCCTATTGATTCACCTACTCTCATTAACTTACCTACTCTCTTTAACTAAAGCTTATTTATACTTTCTTAATTTTGTGAAGGGAAAAGAGATCTAAATCAAGTAATGCTTgtacaaaaagataaaataaatgtgATGATTTATATACCTCTTCCAAATTCTTGAATTACATGTCTCTAAATAATAtggtattcaattattttttctaatactTAGAGCTTGTCACGATTTTAACTTAATATCCCAAAcacaaaagagaaattttttattcaaagagccacattatttgaaatattttaatttagcttcATTACTCATATAATAGTATTATTCAGAAGAACACCTAATATTAGAACCTAAACACattttttataagagaaataagtTCAGAATAGAATGTAATTAATATCCCATTTTCTAAGAAGGAAAACCCACATATTAAATAGGTTAAACgtataaatagaaaatattatCTCAAAGAGATCCAAACAAACCTGATTATCCTCAAACTTTATTTTTGTATAATCAATACCATGTAATTCATAGTCCTGAAACACGAGAAGTAAATTACAATAAAGTTATCGCACAATAATATAGTGATAGACAACTAACAAGAGCAAACAATAAACTAATTAAGATCATTTATAACTAAATTGCTTCATGAAATTGTACTTCATAGCTTTCAGGGTTTAgcttttagttaattaattttattgttttctttattcatccaaatttaaaataattagataCATTCTCTGAACCATAGAAAATATTTAAAAGGCATAATTGAGTATAATAATCATATTTAATTTTCAATAGCTCTCCAATAGTTTAAAGGTCTTAATTTATTGTAATCTTTTTggcctatttaaaaaaaattgagaaaaactaAGATCCTCCCAAAACAAAACTTCATAAATAGTGAACTAACTCCCTAGTAGTGTCCCACAAATTCAAATTTATGATACTCCCATCCACTATAAGCAGTTACCAGGGTCTTACAATAGGTAATCCTACTTGTGATTATGATTATAGTTTATAAATATAAAAGGCTTCTACAATAGTATAGCCTCTGGTACTTCAGCATTGAAGTTCACTGTGTAGTTATTTCCAATTTTTGTACACAAATGTAATTATTATAAAGAAAGAAgctaaattttcttttcaaaaaacttCACTTTCATGAActagttttaaaattcaaaaatattcttctttttttttaaatcaaaaagtaaaatatttttattgtaaagATAAAATCTTTAAGTAAATCAAATCTACCGTCAAACTCATATTTAGAATCTAAACTGAATTTCAAAAATTGTATAATTATGCTTCTAATTTCCGGAATTTCTAATAAGCAACAAACGATTTACAATTCAAAGATCAATTTCAAAATTGTATATTGGCCACTTACAATTAATAACATTGTCTAATCTTTTATTTCTTTCCATTAAAGAGTGCATTAACATAGAAAATATGAGATAACAAGATAGACCTACATATAACTTGAACCAAATATgatagaaaaagataaaatatctgAACAGAACGATGAAAACCACTACCAAAGTATAAGTAACAATGTACTTAAATGTTGAAAGTTGCTTTTCATTTATTAGGTTAAGTAACTGACCTTAAAATCAGAGAGTAATTGGTCTTTTTTCTGGATTGTGTTCATTAGTCATAAAACAACTTTAGTTTCACAAGCTGAAATCAGCAAAACATATCACAAGCTAAAATAGTGTTTCttaattgaattatatattgCTTAGTCGTACGGTTAACATGAAATCAAAATTTTAGCATGATAGTAGATATACAAACTTAAATGTATActtcaaaatttaaatactttttaaaattgatacgaGTTCATATTATTATCAAATGATGATGCAAGGTTTAGTAAGTAAAAAAGATGAAATCTAATTAAGAGTTTTGATAGGGAAGAAGGGCAGAGACTAGGGTCTAGTGGGGGAGAAGAGATGCTGAGAAGGGATGAATGAGAGTGTATTGCTACTTTTTGAAGTGAAATTTTTTCTGTTAACTATGAGAGCAACACGTGGCTTAATAAACCACGACAATTATACAAGTAGGATATATATGAAGAGATTAAtaaattttacttaaaaatataattagagatATTTTTGTATGATTATGATAGACTTTAATATTGTTAGTTTGAGTTAAATCTCAAAGTAATGTTTGAAACTTACACTCAAGAtttaaattgattcttgaaattaATAATCACTCAAATTCGTCTCTAAAATTGTTATATAAAACTTATAATAATTCCTAAAATAATTTTCATCCATCTTTATCATTGGAGAAGACTAAAACAAcattgttttatatttattaaaaggaaaaatagacAAAAGTATACTCAAATTTTCACACAAAATATAGATGTACTCCTCAATTTTTTAATGAGTCATTTGCATACATGAATATAAAAATCTATTGTCAATTCTATCCTTCCGTGGTCTGAATAAAATTTTCGGTGGTGGTGAAAGTCAGGTGTCACGGTATTGTATGATGTAGCCAATTTGAGGTGATATTGTAAAAAATAGGAATATTCATTAtaaaatttgttgaaataaatataagaaaagagAATAATGAAATCATTGTTcatcctcttcattctctaattTCTTCCAACCATATAAACCCTAACACAGGGTGTAGATCTTTTATTGGTCTTGATGACACATTCTTAAAGGGTTTCTATGGAGGACAGCTACTCACTACAATAGGTCAAAATGCGAACAACCAGATTTTTCTAATTGCTTATGCCGTGGTGGATTCAGAGATAACTGGAAATAATTTTTGGAGCATTTACACAATGACTTGGACAACTACAAAGTTCATGGTTGGAACTTCATTAGTGACCAACAAAAGGTATGCAGTTAGTTGTTGTTAACATAGTTGGAATTTCAGTTGTATTAACGACTGACATATTAATTGAATAGGGTCTGATTCCGGCTATGCAACAAGTTATGCCTGGAGTTCATCATCGCTTCTGTGCTATGTATATTTGGAATAATTTCACAAAGAGATAGAAAGACAAATAACTCAAAGGAACAGTGTGGGAGTGTTGTCGAGCCGTGGAAGAATGATCCGAAGCAATGGAAAAAAATCAGCTACTGAAACCATGGCTGCAactcaaaattagttgttttggATAAAGGAATTTTTTTACTTTGATGTTCTCATTTGGACCtgcaaattttttattggagtttaaaaaattattgttatcaTTTTTTGTGTGACTGTGTTAGAGTTTTTATGGTTCAAAGAAATTAGAGAAAGAAGAGGATAAACAGTAATTtcattattctctttttttatatttatttcaacaaatttcacaataaatatttctattttctacCGTATCACTTTAAGATttggtttggtaaagttttttgaagatgtgcttgtgctttttaaaagttcaagctcctcattttgtgtttggtaaatcaaaaagatcatgtgcttgtgcttgcagcttttaaaagatcggggtacttttgaaagcacctaggatagagcttttcaaagttgacttgtgcttttcaaaatttaaaagtctaatataacctcatatgttaactaattttcaaatttaatgtttgcatttatgtctattatagtatttttaaattttaaaaactattttaccaaacacaattgatgttgcttatgtttattaaaagttttttttgatttgatttaccaaacataaatgctacaacttttaaaaagccatattttaaaagttaacttttataaactacttttaaaaaataaaagttttaccaaactaagcctaaaTTGACCACATAATACAATACTGTGTCACCTGACTTCCACCGTTGCCGAAAAATTTACTCAGGccatgaaaaaatagaattaacaACAGAATTTTATATCCATACATCTGTCTACAGTATGAAAATCCAAATATACTTTTAtctatttttacataaaaaagaaAACCCGAGCCTCCTTTTCCCCAATCCGAGCCGTTTCTCCTTCCCTTCCCTTCCCTTCCCTTCCCCTGCCCCTCGATCTTCACAGCGCTCGCGAATTTGGACTCGACATTAATGGAATCCAGGGGCAGCTCCGGCGATGAGTCAACCGCTATCCTCTCCTTGCTAAAGTGGAGCCCCTTCTCCTTGGCGGTGATGTCCGCATTCACAATGTTGACAATTGAATTTGATATTGTGCCAGCTCTAAGTCTCTAACACCACCTCAGGAGCAACCATGGGAGCATTCACTGCAGTTGCTGACAGCTCCCCCCTCAGTGGTCCAACAACAGCCTCTGCTATCTCGATTGCTACACCCTCCTGTGCCTCTTTTGTGCTGGCTCCCAGATGAGGCGTCACCATTACGTTCTCGTGTTTCACTAGCTTGCTATCTTTGGTGGGGATCCTCCGCGAAGACGTCGAGTGCGGCCTGGGCAACTGTTCTGGGCTTCTGGCATCAAGGGCTTTGACCAAGGCATCTTCATCGATTACACCACCTCTAGCAACATTGATGATGCGGACTCCTTTCATCTTTGCAAAAGTGGCGTCGTTGAAGTTCTTCTTAGTAGTTGCGGTAAGCGACATGTGCAGAGAGATGAAGTCTGCGGCGGCGATGGCCATATCAAATGACACCAATTCCACCCCAACAGCACGGGCCCTATTTGCCGGGGCATAAGGATCATGTGCAATCACATTCATTCCCAACCCTTTCGCTCGCCTCGCCACCTCAAACCCAACTTTTCCAAACCCCATCACTGCTAACGTCTTCCCAACTATCAATACTCCCACATACTCGTTTCTTTGCCATTTCCCTACACATGCAGCACATACACATAACTATACATATTCGCATGATTATGAACAACAATGGAAGGTAAAGCAACAGAATGGATAGATGGATACCGGCTTTGATGGAGGCGTCGGCCTGGGCAACGTTCCTCGCCATGGCAGCAAGGAGAGCAATGCCATGCTCAGTAGCCACAATGATGTTGGCGGTGGGGGCGTTGACTACAAGGCAGCCGTACTCGGTTGCAGCTTGAAGATCGACATTGTCAATGCCGACACCTGCTCTGCCGACAACCTTTAGCCTTCCTTGGGAAGCTTCGAAGACCTTCCTTGTCACCTTGGGAAAGGGAagtgtgtttttcttttttcttttttaataaatataaaacgaTGTTGTTTTAGACTTTTAGTCTTGGATGGACAAAAATTATTTTCGGAACTATTATGAATTTTGAAGAgcaattttaagaatgaatttgagtaattattaatttcaaaaattattttaaggcTCAAATATAAGTTTTAAGGACTactctaaaatttaattttattggtttATTATCATCTGGTTATTTGAATTACTCTGTTAGGTTATTATGCCTATTATTGTATGATTATATTAGACTTTGAATGCTTATAAGCAAATTTTCTGTTAGTTTATTATCATATGGTTATTTGAATGACTCTATTAGGTTATTATGCCTATTATTGTATATTATATTAGACTTTGAATGCTTATAACCAATTTTTCTGTGTGAATGTGGTGGATTGCATAAAGTTTGCCTAAAGCTAATACGAACACTATAACTAATTTCATGCAACTAGCCTAAAGTTTGGGTGAAATTCattaaatttgttaaaatttaccTAAGACTTTGGCAAATTTCAActaaaaagaaatccaaaaatataaaaagaatcctttgatttttaaatattagCAATCTGTTCCGAGTTTCAGGTGTAACATTTCATTTATTCGCCGAAAAAGCAAGTATTTCTTAACGAGGTTATTTGGAGGTGAGGGATCAAAGTTGAAGCGATGTTACCATAGTAGAACTGGATATAATAAATTCGTAAGAGTACAAATGATCGGTCAAAAACTATTTAaataaccaaaatttttgtataaaattgaaaacaagaaaacgaaattagaaatttaaaagatCTCAACAAATGTCCTTAATTTTGTCAAGTTCAATCCAACTAGATCCAGGTACTTTCTTTACACCTTTTTGCTCCATTAGTTGTCTCATAGTCATTACACTATCCCAATTTTTTAACTCTGCAAACATGTTAGACAACAATAAATAGGTTGATGGATACTTGTATTCTTTCAACATGGCATGCTCTGCTGCAAGTTTTCCAGTTTCTAAATCCCCATGAATTTGACATGCACTAAGGAGTGTTTGCCAAACTAGCACACCTGGTTCAAATGGCATTCTTTGGATCAACTCTTTAGCTTCTTTAGTGAGTCCAGCTCTTCCTAAGATATTCACCATACAAGCATAATGGTCTTCTCCAGGGAGGATTCCATGGTCTTTGGTCATTGAGAACAAGTACTTCCACCCTTCATCAACAAACCCACCTTGACAACAAGCATAGAGAACACAAATGAAGGTGATATAGTTTGGCTCTATATTCTGtgtcttcttcatttcttcaaaaaCTTGAAGTGCTTCTCTAGCTTGGCCATTCTGTGCACATGCCATTATCATTGTTGTCCATGAGATCACAGAACGAGAATTCATCGACTGGAAAGTATCCCATGAACTATCCATGCATCCGCTTTTTGCATACATATCAAGAAGTGCATTATCCACGCAGACATCAATGTCGATTCCAAGTTTAATCCTCAAGCCATGGATTTGTTTCCCTCCCTTCAGTGAAGCCAAACTTGCACAAGCATTGAGGGCAGTTGCCAAGGTGAATTCATTTGGCATTACACCCACTCTCATCATCTGTGTAATAACTGAAAGTGCCTTTCTTGGTTCGTCACACTGTAAACATCCGATCGCAATCTGGGACCAAGAGCAAACATCTTTCTTCGGCATCTCATCCAGAAGTCTAAAACCTTCCACCAACTTTTCACATTTTATATACATATCAGCTAAAGAGTTCCCAACACAAATGTCATCACCATAACCACTTTTCACAAGTAGGCCATGAACTTGCACTCCCATTTCAAGATGAGCTAGAGAAGCCAATCCGGCAAGGATGCAAGAAAATGTGAAGTTATCAGGCTTTATATTGTTATGGTTCATACGACACCAAAATCTAGGAATCTCCTCCCAAGAATATTGCAAGTAACCTGCCATCAATGTATTCCATGACACGATATCCTTGTCTGTCCTTGCATCAAAAGCTTGCAATGCTTCTGCCAATTTGCCATGCCTCACCAAGGCTGCCAAAAAGGCATTCAACAAGAAGACATTAGACTCAAGTCCTGACCGAACGATCAACGAGTGAATCTGGTAAGCACAGGTTATATTCTCGGTTAACGAGCATGCCTGCAGGGTGCTAACAAACGTGAACTCATTTGGCTTTGTGAGTCCCTCATGGTGCATACGGCTGAACAAAGAAAGAGCTTCCGAAGCATAGCTGTCTCGGACTAAACCTGCCATAACAGCAGACCAGGAAACCACATTCCTGTGAGGCATTTCGTCAAACACTCTGCGTCCAGAAGGAAGGTCTCCAATTTTAACATACATGTTAAGCAAATGGTTTTGAAGAAAAAGTGTTATAGGAAGACATCCTTTGATGAACCTGGCGTGAATTGCTCTTCCACCGTGCAAGTTCCAATCTTTCGCATATCCACGCAACAGATTCGAGTAGGTATTCTCCCCTGCGTCCATGGTGTGGCAGTTTCTCATTACAAAACATGCCCAAAACTGAAGTGGCAAAGAAcatgtttgtgtttttttaaCAGCTAGTGCAAATGCAAATGGGCATCAGGAGGAGCAGTCTCACAAGCCCGCAGAAGAAACAGCGGAAAGAGTTGATTTAGAGAGTGCTGTTACAGAGGATGGTGAACCTGCTGAGCCAAAGAATGATTCAGAGACTAAGGGTGTTCATGGTGTGGTTTGGTTctgttttttaagaaaagaagtCATCCAATCCAACTTTATATGAATTCTTCAATTGGTTTGGTTCAGTTTCTCGGTTTTTCAATTAATTCGAAAAAGTAACTTGTCCTACTTATATCCGGTATCCTAATAACTTGTCCTatgatattttcaacaaaaaaatatgCAACAAAAATAACACGTTTAATTTCACACAGTCATAAcataaaatcactcaacacaATAACTAACAAAAGTCTTGATACAAGAAGTTCGACGACAAAAGAAATTACAATACAACAATTAAAGTCATGAAAGGTTCAACAATCAacacaacaaaagataaaaactaGTTTCTCTTAATTTTTCCAACAAAAGGCAGCCAGCCACCTTTTGATCTTCTCCAGCAAAAGAGCAAAACATCTTTAAGCAAATAAACATCTTTAAGAAAAATTAGCACCAattatttagaatttataatCAAATAATCAAAACTAACCAACAGATTAGTAGTGACCACTGACCACTGAATTTGCAAACAGAATCACAGAACAAAAGcagaaatttgaaaaacagaacaaaaaACAGAATTTGAAACTTACAAAGAGCAAAAAAAATTTAAGTGATAAATATTTAGTTTGTTCGGTTTTCAATTTGTTaagttattgattttttttcagtTGTTCGATTTTGTTCGGTTTTAAAACATCGCTAGACTTTGTATAAGTCAGACAAAAAACTCATCCAAGTAGCCTTCATTAATAGAGCAAAGAAGGCTCAAAACATAATAGCACTTGGATGATATTGATACCCCAATAATTCTAGAAGCTTTTTCTTAATATAACAGAACTGGATTCGAACAAAACAACATAAGCGCAACAGAGACTCAAAGAAAACAATTGACTACATTTTGTCCTTATTGGCACATAAAATAACAAGATGGGAAATCACAACAACAATAAATTAGGACCAGTAACACCAACAAATTTTACTCAACAAAAAATTAGGACCATCAACAACATATTAGGAGCAGCAACacaaatcaacaaaaattcagataCAACTATCACTCTTTCAGTGCTCTAACCCAAAATCTGTTCTCAaacaacaacaaattatactaaaaaattttcaacaacaaaaaacaaaaaattaggaattattatcaaataaaaaattaggacCAGCAACAACAAATTAGGGCCAGtgacaacaacaaattttactCTAAAAATTGGTGAATATACTGACCTCCGAATAAAACATTGTTGAGTTGCAGGAGAGGGCTTGAACTTCTGCTATTGCCCAACGAGGAGAGGACTGCTCGGTGACGGCCTACTGCGACGACGCGAACTGCTGCCACATCCCAAAAAGATGCGGTTTCTTGGTGACAGCGAGGGCTTCTTGGCGACAGAGAGGGCTGCTCGGTTTACCGCGACGGCTGGCGCTCTCTGCTACGGCTGCGCGGAGAAGAGCGCTGCGGTTGGGACTTGCGACGGCACGATGAGAGCGAAGACGAAGGCTCCCCTGCTCCTGCGTGAGAAGGATGGAGGAGAAGGAATGGTCGAATAGAGGATGGACTGCTCAGTGCTCACTCTCTCAGAGCATACGTCGAGGAGGAGGATGGGAATTCAGAACAAAAAAAATGACGGAGGGAGGCGCTGCGTGACTTACTTAAGGTTAGGGCCAGAGTTTTGTTTCTACTTTCTAGGTTAAAAGGCAAAATAGCACAAGTCCTGTCGCTATATGGCTGCGTTTGTTTTGTGTAAGTACTGAAACatagacataaaatatttgtgtctaTATATATTGTTTGAATATGATAGACATATTATTAGTATAATGTCTAATATTATGTTTGGTTTACAAAGAATAAGACACTACCTAATTGAAAATGACTATTTTATCctgttaatttaaattaaaaattaaataattaaaagaaagaaaaagacaaaagctATTCAGATTCCTATTTTTCCTAAGTTGGTTCGAGGGTTTCTCCTTCTATCCCCAGAAATCTCTCTTCTCCCTAGTTGGCGTCTTCATTCTTCGCCTTTTCTTGGATCTTTTCGGTGCGGTT contains:
- the LOC112703376 gene encoding pentatricopeptide repeat-containing protein At2g13600 isoform X2, which encodes MRKIGTCTVEEQFTPGLVRDSYASEALSLFSRMHHEGLTKPNEFTFVSTLQACSLTENITCAYQIHSLIVRSGLESNVFLLNAFLAALVRHGKLAEALQAFDARTDKDIVSWNTLMAGYLQYSWEEIPRFWCRMNHNNIKPDNFTFSCILAGLASLAHLEMGVQVHGLLVKSGYGDDICVGNSLADMYIKCEKLVEGFRLLDEMPKKDVCSWSQIAIGCLQCDEPRKALSVITQMMRVGVMPNEFTLATALNACASLASLKGGKQIHGLRIKLGIDIDVCVDNALLDMYAKSGCMDSSWDTFQSMNSRSVISWTTMIMACAQNGQAREALQVFEEMKKTQNIEPNYITFICVLYACCQGGFVDEGWKYLFSMTKDHGILPGEDHYACMVNILGRAGLTKEAKELIQRMPFEPGVLVWQTLLSACQIHGDLETGKLAAEHAMLKEYKYPSTYLLLSNMFAELKNWDSVMTMRQLMEQKGVKKVPGSSWIELDKIKDIC
- the LOC112703376 gene encoding pentatricopeptide repeat-containing protein At2g13600 isoform X1, encoding MRNCHTMDAGENTYSNLLRGYAKDWNLHGGRAIHARFIKGCLPITLFLQNHLLNMYVKIGDLPSGRRVFDEMPHRNVVSWSAVMAGLVRDSYASEALSLFSRMHHEGLTKPNEFTFVSTLQACSLTENITCAYQIHSLIVRSGLESNVFLLNAFLAALVRHGKLAEALQAFDARTDKDIVSWNTLMAGYLQYSWEEIPRFWCRMNHNNIKPDNFTFSCILAGLASLAHLEMGVQVHGLLVKSGYGDDICVGNSLADMYIKCEKLVEGFRLLDEMPKKDVCSWSQIAIGCLQCDEPRKALSVITQMMRVGVMPNEFTLATALNACASLASLKGGKQIHGLRIKLGIDIDVCVDNALLDMYAKSGCMDSSWDTFQSMNSRSVISWTTMIMACAQNGQAREALQVFEEMKKTQNIEPNYITFICVLYACCQGGFVDEGWKYLFSMTKDHGILPGEDHYACMVNILGRAGLTKEAKELIQRMPFEPGVLVWQTLLSACQIHGDLETGKLAAEHAMLKEYKYPSTYLLLSNMFAELKNWDSVMTMRQLMEQKGVKKVPGSSWIELDKIKDIC